The following are encoded in a window of Carya illinoinensis cultivar Pawnee chromosome 15, C.illinoinensisPawnee_v1, whole genome shotgun sequence genomic DNA:
- the LOC122296208 gene encoding uncharacterized protein LOC122296208 isoform X1: MDLHPHFLHHSSRYDPVPHPHPPLPPPPPASASTPHPQFRETSNFHPHHHNRYLSQPQPQPLPQLPPPLPHISTLPRSYQQSLPPPPPPPPPPSQHHHPHHHKQYNPNQPQFAFSSPTYAHPVQDFTQIRRIDDRPRHRLPDIDHTRPDFSDPSGVLPDIHHRSTEKPYLPPLVLDRNDAHQRQRLFDQFRHDSEGSSRFRVEYDDGFDPNHRNENLVWGRGDNNYHRRGHILSNSDTSSRDFGFVSNSRDIEPNSGVYDYRFGSVHDNEAYRSGRSDGGHDRQAARDVSDFLYEMGSNEISDGEGVQIGSTKHEYFGLDVARYNHNRGSREGSHEYNHNHTPRKQIQKKSAFLRIQMAKPNHRSRESERSHYSGYFEKTNSGSFRGRDQYMNSGYGMEEEEEQERQGSPVELDVSFKSNSLVAKAIVAPSSSAVVSDADLTPRNEKTRKVSDGDHSNSRLSKLNVGAVNMDSSTGIPNKASTSRKDSKQFEKRVLTSVVGSVHDGNSQPCSSGASASLGKSAVDRSPKGLLLHKNGTVAGCGKTTAPKVIKKKKVVKKVVKKVINHQSRISSSQQTKKFDEPVKADDSTHSPAAASGFDKNATPSEQIRTSDGMTSRSNVFLQPCTDKVNILPENDVADISSLPTVSYDCRINIDSSRTCAPSIKKNLNNSTSPLVSSSREENKIDKSPVNADNTIQSSQSISNSDNDLCKPSNEIHFSGVGSVENVSKQFCHGGLPLLLEKGREKEFTDENVNSAFLSSEEIKIHEDITNSFSSPHGTDSKLGFENDMVKSQENSTVCDIGIKGAIKKEPSTNQFTTSFVNGIVEEIHEGLVGSSAILGLSSSEEIDICQGLVYAECSNHGRDATRNSDNGHGSLEEKKNNVFNRGTINDAGKHPSPGGATVSQENFRVEESLNGMVLVRACEDNTLKIKKRRNTRTQLNFSNSTDICVEPVNDAVGPETPANTTLNLSVKGSCPVEVAVSDVGSLDGILPGADGISVLHAKSSVPGLSEEFTVKNDVHGYLNETSPRYKKKRGVSVSDSALSRPTVSETNEGPTGTSTCCAEVSLTSNDDLTQKEGEVAVSSINYMCSTGFTVLIENTSEVRFAEAVGATRDVLSDDYLKLFDVGVESCSHAGDPNAQSPCPSGFGSEQKENSAVFIADNINQNDVMDIDTSGGEKMEANDAKNKVLIHGETPRCKVTSEPQSPDLYQRLSNSDMESDYLLVKDNLPLGSNYLSLSDDGAGVSSSNTNDEVMDAVSGTLPDIGFPEISAEVLSIRMLNCKQPPGQLSNEKVCGDDQKFNQKTVVGVSSNAPAHTSFPQSTKLNLATGIDHPIVGKTVPLPSQDSKLTSHSLNLTSAELMGSKTQLIHSLPKTFPGRSSFFSNNSKKTASSTHIVKPRTWHRTGNPSVPPLSGNKPFSNTFPPRRKLVENNGKTLSTSYIRKGNSLVRKPALVAARHQGSHGLSSSVYRANSSVAGESRKSTGSDGRFDDTDPQNLLRTGIHTPIERPGTPPLPNGTKLPTQNAGSSGDKSSSSQVEHPNRVCCETTSAPMKLTEANNLTNTAEDSLKISEISENLTGTSNNLESQTELSDGNVSSFNTRKIVYVKRKSNQLVATSSPCDLSVQNGSKVQAGSEGYYKRSKNQLIRASLENQIKQSVAVCDDLLNSERQQAPKVVSSRKFTKRRQHKVVAKTCKPIKSSLVWTLRGMQSSKDERDSLHHQKVLPHLFPWKRGTYWRNFMHNQIPISNNSSLSMISRKLLLLRKRDTVYTRSINGFSLRKFKVLSVGGSSLKWSKSIEKNSKKANEEATLAVAAVERKKREQIGSARSCSRTKNRNHSSRERIFRIGSFRYKMDSTKQTLQRISGDECPGSTAAPSEKDTKKSYIPRRLVIGNDEYVRIGNGNQLIRDPKKRTRKLASEKVRWSLHTARLRLARKRKYCQFFTRFGKCNKDDGKCPYIHDSSKIAVCTKFLNGLCSNPNCKLTHKVIPERMPDCSFFLQGLCNNRSCPYRHVNVNPKASTCEGFLKGYCADGNECRKKHSYVCPVFEATGTCPEGSKCKLHHPKNRSKGKKRKRVGAQKNARGRYFGSMHINVSEPGTTVFEKHPSHNNDDLLLEGKFADYIGLDVSDEEVGESNDPGSEQTFCDSDLSDVQFDDLDQLIKPVRIMN; this comes from the exons ATGGATCTTCATCCTCACTTCCTCCACCATTCCTCCAGGTATGATCCTGTTCCCCATCCtcatcctcctcttcctcctcctcctcctgctTCTGCTTCCACTCCTCACCCTCAGTTCCGCGAAACCTCCAATTTCCATCCCCATCATCACAACCGCTACCTTTCTCAGCCTCAGCCTCAGCCTCTGCCACAGCTACCGCCGCCTCTACCGCATATTTCAACTCTCCCTCGTTCTTACCAACAATCCCTCCctccccctcctcctcctcctcctcctccatcccAACACCACCACCCCCACCACCACAAACAATACAACCCTAATCAGCCCCAATTTGCTTTCTCCTCCCCCACTTATGCCCACCCAGTTCAGGATTTCACCCAAATTCGCCGAATTGACGACCGCCCTCGTCACCGGTTGCCAGATATAGACCACACCCGCCCCGATTTCTCTGACCCCTCTGGGGTTCTGCCCGATATCCACCACCGCTCCACTGAGAAGCCTTACCTCCCGCCTCTCGTTTTGGATCGAAACGACGCACATCAGCGTCAGCGCTTGTTTGATCAGTTTAGGCATGATTCAGAGGGTAGTTCCAGGTTCAGAGTAGAATACGATGATGGGTTTGATCCAAACCACAGAAATGAAAATTTGGTTTGGGGTCGTGGCGATAACAATTATCATCGCCGAGGTCATATTCTATCTAATTCTGATACATCTTCTCGTGATTTTGGATTTGTTTCTAATTCAAGGGATATTGAACCAAACTCGGGTGTTTATGATTACCGATTTGGCTCGGTTCATGATAATGAGGCATATAGGAGTGGTAGAAGTGATGGAGGTCATGATCGACAAGCCGCCAGAGATGTAAGTGATTTTTTGTATGAGATGGGAAGCAATGAGATTAGTGATGGTGAAGGGGTTCAAATTGGTTCAACAAAGCATGAGTATTTTGGTTTGGACGTTGCAAGATATAATCATAATAGAGGGAGCAGGGAGGGTAGTCATGAATATAATCATAATCACACCCCGAGGAAACAAATACAGAAGAAGAGTGCTTTTCTGAGAATTCAGATGGCCAAACCTAATCACAGGAGTAGAGAGAGTGAACGGTCACATTATTCtggttattttgaaaaaaccaACTCTGGTTCCTTCAGAGGTAGAGATCAATATATGAATTCGGGATATgggatggaagaagaagaagaacaggaGAGACAGGGAAGCCCTGTAGAGCTTGATGTTTCTTTCAAATCTAACTCACTGGTGGCCAAGGCAATAGTGGCACCATCTAGCTCAGCAGTTGTTTCTGATGCAGATTTGACCCCTAGAAATGAAAAAACTAGGAAAGTCTCTGATGGAGATCATTCAAATTCCCGACTGAGTAAACTCAATGTGGGCGCTGTCAATATGGATAGCTCCACAGGTATTCCTAATAAGGCTTCCACTTCTAGAAAGGACTCGAAACAGTTTGAAAAGAGAGTACTGACTTCTGTTGTTGGGAGTGTTCATGATGGTAATTCACAGCCTTGTTCCAGTGGAGCCAGTGCGTCACTAGGGAAGAGTGCAGTGGACAGGTCTCCTAAGGGTCTGCTTTTGCATAAAAATGGTACTGTTGCTGGCTGTGGTAAAACAACTGCCCCCAAGgttataaagaagaagaaagttgtAAAGAAAGTTGTGAAGAAAGTTATAAACCATCAATCTCGTATTTCTAGctcacaacaaacaaaaaagtttGATGAACCCGTTAAAGCAGATGACTCTACTCACAGTCCAGCTGCTGCCTCTGGTTTTGATAAGAATGCAACACCTTCGGAACAGATAAGAACTTCTGATGGCATGACTTCAAGGTCCAATGTGTTTTTGCAGCCTTGTACAGATAAGGTAAATATTTTGCCTGAAAATGACGTGGCAGATATATCTTCATTGCCCACAGTATCATATGATTGTAGAATTAATATTGATTCTAGTAGGACATGTGCACCTAGCATCAAGAAAAATTTGAACAATTCAACTTCTCCATTAGTTTCTTCGAGTCGTGAAGAGAATAAAATTGACAAGAGTCCTGTAAATGCGGATAATACAATTCAGAGTTCGCAAAGCATCTCAAATTCTGACAATGATTTATGTAAGCCATCAAATGAAATACATTTTTCTGGCGTTGGTAGTGTGGAAAATGTCAGCAAGCAGTTTTGTCATGGGGGACTCCCTTTATTGCTTGAGAAAGGTCGAGAAAAAGAATTTACTGATGAAAATGTTAATTCTGCCTTTTTAAGTTCAGAGGAAATCAAAATTCATGAGGATATAACTAATTCATTTAGTTCACCCCATGGTACAGATAGCAAATTgggttttgaaaatgatatggTTAAGTCACAAGAGAATAGTACAGTTTGTGATATTGGCATCAAGGGTGCAATTAAAAAAGAGCCCAGTACAAATCAGTTCACCACATCATTTGTAAATGGTATTGTGGAAGAAATTCATGAGGGACTGGTGGGAAGCAGTGCGATACTTGGTTTGTCGAGTTCAGAAGAAATTGATATATGCCAGGGTCTTGTTTATGCAGAATGCTCCAACCATGGCAGAGATGCCACCAGGAATTCTGACAATGGTCATGGTAGtttagaagagaagaaaaataatgttTTCAACAGAGGGACCATCAATGATGCTGGCAAGCATCCATCTCCAGGTGGGGCTACTGTGTCACAAGAGAATTTTAGGGTAGAAGAATCTTTAAATGGCATGGTTTTGGTCAGAGCTTGTGAGGATAACACACTTAAGATTAAGAAGAGGAGAAATACAAGGACTCAgttaaatttctcaaattcgACTGACATATGTGTAGAGCCTGTCAATGATGCAGTTGGCCCTGAAACCCCAGCGAATACAACCTTAAATTTATCTGTTAAGGGTTCATGTCCCGTGGAAGTTGCAGTTTCTGATGTTGGAAGTTTGGATGGCATACTACCTGGTGCCGATGGCATCAGTGTGCTGCATGCAAAAAGTTCAGTACCTGGGCTATCTGAAGAGTTCACAGTAAAAAATGATGTTCATGGTTATCTGAATGAGACTTCACCCAGATACAAAAAGAAGAGAGGGGTTTCTGTCTCTGATTCAGCATTGTCTAGGCCAACTGTATCTGAGACCAATGAGGGACCCACAGGCACCTCCACATGTTGTGCAGAAGTGTCCCTAACTAGCAATGATGATCTAACACAAAAAGAAGGGGAAGTTGCAGTGTCTAGCATAAACTATATGTGTAGTACTGGTTTCACTGTGTTGATTGAGAACACTTCAGAGGTACGATTTGCTGAGGCTGTGGGTGCAACAAGGGATGTCTTATCAGATGATTATTTGAAACTTTTTGATGTAGGGGTTGAATCTTGTTCACATGCTGGGGATCCAAATGCACAGTCCCCTTGTCCATCAGGGTTTGGTAGTGAGCAGAAAGAAAATAGTGCTGTATTTATAGCCGATAACATTAATCAAAATGATGTTATGGATATAGACACTAGTGGTGGAGAAAAAATGGAGGCAAATGATGCAAAAAATAAAGTTCTGATTCATGGTGAGACGCCTCGGTGCAAAGTTACTTCTGAACCTCAGTCCCCAGACTTATATCAAAGACTTTCCAATTCAGATATGGAATCTGATTATCTTCTTGTGAAGGATAATTTACCTCTAGGGTCAAACTATCTGTCTTTATCTGATGATGGTGCTGGAGTTTCTTCATCTAACACTAATGATGAAGTTATGGATGCTGTGTCTGGAACACTTCCAGATATAGGTTTTCCAGAAATCTCGGCTGAAGTCCTGAGCATACGCATGTTAAATTGCAAACAACCACCCGGCCAACTTTCCAATGAGAAGGTATGTGGGGATGACCAAAAATTTAATCAGAAAACTGTTGTTGGAGTCAGTTCCAATGCACCTGCTCATACTTCATTTCCACAGTCCACCAAGCTCAACCTTGCAACTGGAATTGACCACCCAATAGTGGGGAAGACGGTGCCATTACCATCACAAGATTCCAAACTTACATCTCATAGTCTAAATCTCACGAGTGCAGAATTAATGGGAAGCAAGACACAGCTGATTCATTCCCTTCCTAAGACTTTTCCAGGCCgttcatcatttttttcaaacaattcaAAGAAGACAGCCTCTTCTACCCATATTGTAAAGCCCCGAACTTGGCATCGAACTGGTAATCCTTCTGTTCCTCCTCTGTCAGGAAATAAGCCTTTCTCAAATACCTTTCCTCCCAGAAGGAAGTTGGTGGAAAATAATGGGAAGACTCTAAGTACTTCTTACATTCGTAAAGGCAACAGTCTTGTAAGAAAACCTGCTCTAGTTGCTGCACGACACCAGGGTTCTCATGGTTTGAGTTCATCTGTATATCGGGCGAACTCTTCAGTTGCAGGTGAGTCGAGGAAGAGTACAGGGTCTGACGGTAGGTTTGATGATACTGACCCACAGAACCTTCTGAGAACAGGAATTCATACTCCTATTGAGAGACCTGGGACACCTCCATTACCCAATGGCACCAAATTACCTACTCAAAATGCTGGTTCTTCTGGGGATAAATCATCTTCCTCACAGGTGGAGCATCCGAATCGTGTTTGCTGTGAAACTACATCAGCTCCCATGAAACTTACAGAAGCTAACAATCTGACAAATACTGCTGAAGATTCTTTGAAGATTTCTGAAATTTCTGAAAATCTTACTGGCACATCAAACAACTTGGAAAGCCAAACTGAACTAAGTGACGGGAATGTGTCGTCTTTTAACACGAGGAAGATAGTATATGTAAAACGCAAATCAAATCAGCTGGTTGCAACCTCAAGCCCTTGTGATCTGTCTGTACAAAATGGCAGTAAAGTTCAAGCAGGCTCTGAGGGCTATTACAAGAGGAGCAAAAATCAGCTTATTAGGGCTTCTTTGGAAAATCAGATCAAGCAATCAGTTGCCGTGTGTGATGACCTTTTAAATTCAGAAAGGCAACAGGCTCCTAAGGTTGTTTCTAGCCGAAAATTTACTAAGAGGCGACAGCATAAGG TTGTGGCAAAGACATGTAAACCTATAAAATCCTCTTTGGTGTGGACACTACGTGGCATGCAGTCCTCAAAAGATGAACGTGATTCTTTGCATCATCAGAAGGTCTTGCCTCACCTCTTTCCCTGGAAAAGAGGAACATACTGGAGAAATTTCATGCACAATCAAATTCCCATTTCCAATAATAGTTCCTTATCTATGATCAG TAGGAAACTGCTGCTCTTGAGAAAAAGGGATACTGTTTATACAAGGTCAATCAATGGATTTTCACTTCGTAAATTTAAGGTATTAAGTGTTGGTGGGTCTAGTCTTAAATGGTCAAAATCCATTGAGAAGAACTCAAAGAAAGCTAATGAG GAAGCTACACTGGCAGTTGCTGCGGTTgagaggaagaaaagagaaCAGATTGGCTCTGCACGCAGTTGTTCTCGGACAAAGAATAGAAACCATTCTTCCC GAGAACGGATATTCCGCATTGGTTCATTTCGCTACAAGATGGATTCCACAAAGCAGACGCTTCAGAGGATATCAG GTGATGAGTGTCCGGGTTCTACTGCTGCTCCATCAGAAAAAGATACCAAGAAATCTTACATTCCAAGGAGATTAGTGATTGGCAATGATGA GTATGTCCGGATTGGCAATGGTAACCAGCTTATTAGAGATCCAAAGAAACGAACTCGCAAATTGGCAAGTGAGAAAGTTAGATGGAGTTTGCATACTGCCAGGCTTAGGTTAGCTAGAAAACGAAAGTACTGTCAGTTCTTTACGAGGTTTGGGAAATGCAATAAAGATGATGGGAAATGTCCCTATATCCACGATTCCTCCAAGATTGCTGTCTGCACAAAGTTTCTGAATGGTTTATGTTCCAATCCCAACTGCAAATTGACTCATAAG GTCATTCCAGAAAGAATGCCTgattgttctttctttttacaAG GTTTATGCAACAACAGAAGTTGTCCTTATAGACACGTGAATGTGAATCCAAAGGCCTCTACTTGTGAAGGATTTCTAAAGGGCTATTGCGCTGATGGTAACGAG TGTCGGAAGAAGCACAGCTATGTCTGCCCCGTTTTTGAAGCAACAGGAACCTGTCCTGAAGGGTCCAAGTGCAAACTTCATCACCCAAAAAACCGAAGTaagggaaagaaaaggaaacggGTGGGAGCACAGAAGAATGCTCGAGGGCGTTACTTTGGTTCTATGCATATCAATGTTTCTGAGCCTGGAACAACAGTTTTTGAAAAACACCCCTCACATAACAATGACGACCTTTTACTTGAAGGAAAATTTGCTGATTACATCGGCCTTGATGTCAGCGATGAAGAAGTTGGTGAAAGTAATGATCCAGGAAGCGAGCAAACATTTTGTGACAGTGATTTGTCAGATGTACAATTTGATGATCTTGATCAGCTAATAAAACCAGTTCGTATAATGAATTAA